The window TGAAAGAGCCGGCAATGCCGGACTGAACGTAATCCTCTTTGAAAAGAAATTCCTCGGCGGAGTATGTCTCAACGAAGGTTGCATCCCTACGAAAACTCTGTTATACAGTGCTAAACTCTATAATTATGCCCTGACAGGAGACCACTATGGAATATCTGTCGTGAATCCTTCTTTCAGTTATGAGGCGATAGCAAAAAGGAAAGACAAAGTCGTCAAGAAACTTGTCGGTGCGGTCAAGGCTGCCATGAAAGCTAGCAACGTCGAAGTGATAGCTGAAGACGCCGCAATCGACGGCCGTATAGATGGAGGCTTCCGCATCAAAGCGGGCGAGAATACATATGAAAGCCGCAATCTGCTTATCTGCAGCGGGTCCGAGGCCTTCGTACCTCCGTTCCCGGGCCTTGCTGAAGCAGGGGAGACCGTGGTCACCAATCGCGAGATACTTGCGCTCCAGGAGGCTCCGAAAGAACTTGTGATAATAGGAGGAGGGGTCATCGGAATGGAATTCGCTGCCTTGTACAACGCTCTCGGCTCCAAGGTGACCGTAATAGAGATGCTCCCTAAGATACTGGGCCCTCTCGACTCAGAAATCAGCGCCATGCTCCAGAAGATCTACGCCAAACGGGGAGTAGAATTCCATCTTGAAAGCAAGGTGACGGCAATTGACGGCAATACAGTAATATATTCCGATCCGGAAGGCAACGAGTGCCGCGCAACCGGCGACCGCATACTTGTCAGCGTCGGACGCAGGGCAAATATAAAAGGTCTCGGGCTCGAGACTATCGGAGTCGAGGCGGACCGCGGCATAAAAGTCGACGACCACATGCGCACCAATGTGCCTGGCGTCTATGCCGCCGGAGACGTTACCGGCTTCTCGATGCTTGCCCATACGGCCTCCCGCGAGGGCGAGGTTGCTGTCAACAACATACTCGGCGAGGACGACCATATGAGCTACGACGCAATTCCGGGCGTAGTCTATACCAATCCGGAGGTTGCAGGAGTCGGCCTGACCGAAGAAGAGGCGACCGGCAAGGGCTTCAACTGCGAAGTCCTGAAACTCCCGATGGGCTATTCCGGCAGATTCGTGGCCGAGAACGAAAGGGGCGAAGGTCTCTGCAAAATCGTCGCCGAAGTCCCGGGCGGCCGCGTGCTCGGAGTCCATATGCTCGGCAATCCTTGTTCGGAGATTGTCCATAGCGCCTGCATCGCTATCGCTCAGAGGATGACTGTGGCCCAGCTTAG is drawn from Bacteroidales bacterium WCE2008 and contains these coding sequences:
- a CDS encoding dihydrolipoamide dehydrogenase encodes the protein MVDLAIIGGGPGGYVAAERAGNAGLNVILFEKKFLGGVCLNEGCIPTKTLLYSAKLYNYALTGDHYGISVVNPSFSYEAIAKRKDKVVKKLVGAVKAAMKASNVEVIAEDAAIDGRIDGGFRIKAGENTYESRNLLICSGSEAFVPPFPGLAEAGETVVTNREILALQEAPKELVIIGGGVIGMEFAALYNALGSKVTVIEMLPKILGPLDSEISAMLQKIYAKRGVEFHLESKVTAIDGNTVIYSDPEGNECRATGDRILVSVGRRANIKGLGLETIGVEADRGIKVDDHMRTNVPGVYAAGDVTGFSMLAHTASREGEVAVNNILGEDDHMSYDAIPGVVYTNPEVAGVGLTEEEATGKGFNCEVLKLPMGYSGRFVAENERGEGLCKIVAEVPGGRVLGVHMLGNPCSEIVHSACIAIAQRMTVAQLRRIVFPHPTVSEIIKETAFSGK